A stretch of Acidobacteriota bacterium DNA encodes these proteins:
- a CDS encoding helix-turn-helix transcriptional regulator, which translates to MNNIDRLRKGLSAKRKRKIAARAATIIAEERSLQELRRAHKLTQKKMAEVLGVGQDSVSRLEQRSDLLISTLRGYVEAMGGKLSLVVEFPDQEPVILAGLAALD; encoded by the coding sequence ATGAACAACATCGATCGCCTTCGCAAAGGACTCAGCGCGAAGCGCAAGCGGAAGATTGCTGCGCGAGCGGCGACGATCATCGCGGAGGAGCGCTCCCTCCAGGAGCTTCGTCGCGCCCACAAGCTGACGCAGAAGAAGATGGCCGAAGTCCTCGGTGTCGGCCAGGACAGCGTGTCGCGGCTCGAGCAGCGCAGCGACCTGCTCATCTCAACGCTGCGAGGGTACGTGGAGGCGATGGGTGGGAAGCTGTCGCTGGTCGTCGAGTTTCCGGATCAGGAACCGGTGATCCTTGCTGGACTCGCGGCCTTGGACTGA
- a CDS encoding putative toxin-antitoxin system toxin component, PIN family yields MKVVFDTNVVVAGIVSEGLCREILEIHVPEHNAILSQVLWEELVVTLRRKFRLTPDDLPILALYRQHAAWCEPAKLAEAVCRDPDDDWVLATALAGEADAIVSGDADLLTLDSYSGVEMLSPRQFVSRQMRPPRR; encoded by the coding sequence GTGAAGGTCGTCTTCGACACGAACGTGGTAGTCGCCGGCATAGTGTCAGAAGGCCTGTGCCGGGAGATTCTCGAGATTCACGTGCCGGAGCACAACGCGATCTTGTCGCAGGTGCTCTGGGAAGAACTCGTGGTCACGCTGCGGAGGAAGTTCCGCCTGACTCCCGATGACCTGCCCATCCTTGCGCTCTATCGCCAGCACGCGGCCTGGTGCGAGCCAGCGAAGCTTGCCGAAGCGGTGTGCCGCGATCCTGACGACGATTGGGTGCTCGCCACGGCACTGGCAGGCGAAGCTGACGCGATTGTGAGCGGTGATGCCGACCTGCTGACACTCGACAGCTACTCGGGCGTCGAGATGCTGTCACCGCGACAGTTCGTGAGTCGGCAGATGCGACC